The Limisphaera ngatamarikiensis genomic sequence GCATCCCCTCCAGCAACGAGTAAATCATTTCCGAAATCCGTTCACCCAATCGACCCATGAAAACCATCCGGAACATGGCCAAAATCCTCCAACAACCCGGGCCGACCGGTGTCATCATCGGCCTCTTCGTCACCCTCGCCCTGCCCGTGGCCGCACAAACCACGATCCCGCTCGAACCCGGACCGCCCCCGGGCCCGCGTCCCGAGCCGCCGCCCGACCAGCCCCTGGCCACCATCCAGCTCCATTCGCCGCACCTCCGCCCCGTCCACAACCAGCGTACCCTTACGTTGGATCGCCTGTTTTACGTCACAGCTCGAGGCCGTGTGTACCTGCCGCCCGACCTCAGCCTCTCGGCCCGCGCAGGTGAGACCAACCACGTCGAACGCACATGGAAAGCCCCTGACGACCTCACCATCCGGGTCCGCCTCGAAACCGAAGGTCCCCATTTCCGGCTCCATCTCGAGGCCGAACCCGGGGACGAGGTCCTGGGCTGGGGACTCAGCCTCGATGCCGCGCCGGAGGAATACTTCACCGGCCTGATGGAACGCGTGGTGGACGGCCCCCAACAAGCCTCCTGGGCCCCCGGCATCCAGGCCGCCATGAACCTCCGCGGCCAAACCGTCGAAATGATCCTCAAACCCACCACCTCCGTCTACGCACCATTCTACCTCTCCTCGCGCGGTTACGCCCTGCTCGTCCGGTCCGAGTGGCCCGGCTTCTACGATTTCTGCGTCTCCGACACCAACCGCGTCCACGTCGGATTTGAAGGACCGGCTCTGAACCTGCGCATCTACACCGCACCCGCTCCCGCCGACCTCGTCAAAGCCCACGCCCTCGAAACCGGCCCGCCCGTGCTGCCGCCCCGCTGGATGTTCCGGCCCTGGCGCTGGCGCGACGAGCACCGTCACCGCGACACCTACTACGACGGCACCCCCGTCACCGGCCCCTTCAACTCCGAAATGATGGAGGACATCCTCATGATGCGCGCCTTCGGCATCCCCTGCGGGGTCTACTGGATTGACCGCCCTTGGGGACCGGGCCGGCTCGGCTACGACGACTTCGAAATCGATCCCAAACGACTCCCCAACTTCGCCGAGTCCATCCTCTGGCTCAACGAACAGGACATCCGGATGGTCCTCTGGATCGGCCCCTTCTACCAGGGTCACATGGCCACCAACGCCCTCAAACGTGGATGGAACCTCCCCGGCCAGCCTCCCTGGCGCAATAACTGGCCCCTCGTGGATTTCACTCACCCCGCCGCCCGCGCCTATTGGCAGGAAGGCGTCGCCAAACTCCTCCGGCTTGGCGTTGCCGGCTTCAAACTCGATCGCGCCGAGGAGGACATCCCCGAAACCGGTCCCTGGCGCGTCCACGACGGCCGCTCCATCCGACAAAACCGCAACATCTACCCCGTACTCTACCTTCAGGCCGCTTATGAAGTCGCACGTAAATACCGGGGCGACGATTTCGTCCTCATGCCCCGCGCCGCCTACACCGGCAGCACCCGCTACGGCGTCTTCTGGGGAGGCGACATCGGCGGCACCCAGGAGGGGCTCCGCGCCTCCATCATCGCCGCCCAGCGGTCCGCTGTCATGGGCTATCCTTTTTGGGGATCCGACACCTGCGGCTACAACCAACAACTCCTCGAACAGGAGGTCTGCGCCCGCTGGCTCGCCTTCAGCTGTTTCACCCCCATCTTCGAAGTCGGCCCCACCCGCAACGTCGGGTTCTGGAACCTGCCCAGACCCCCCGAATACGACGAGATCCTCATCGCCGCATGGCGCCTCTACGCCCGCCTCCACGACCGCCTCGCCGATTACGGCTGGGCCGCCGCACTCGAAGCCCATCACACCGGCATGCCCATCGTCCGGCCCCTTTTCCTGCTCGACCCCGACGCCCCCGCCGCATGGTCCAACTGGTGGACCTACGCCTACGGACCCGACCTCGTTGTCTCGCCCGTCTGGCAAAAGGGCCAACGCCAACAAGAAGTCTACCTCCCGGCCGGCCATCGCTGGCGCGACGCATGGAACCCCGATCACACCTATGACGGCGGCCAAACCGTCACCGTCCCCGCCGACCTCCACCAAATCCCCATCTTCATCCGCGAAGGTTCCACCCTGGACCTCGGCGACCTCAACCGCGAATGGGCTGACGCCCTCCGCATCGCCCGACAACGACCCGACCTGCGCACCCTCGACGCCGAGGTCCGGCTCTGGTTCGAATCACGCAAGGCTTCCGCCTCACAATCCCCCCGCTAAACTCCAGGCCCATGAAAACACCCCGGATCCCAACCCTGGGCACACTGACCCTGCTCGCCTGGGTCTCCTGTATCCATCCCATCCCTGCAACCGGCGCCCCGGGCCCGCAACCCGCTCCCAAACCCCTCTACCGCGACCCCGTCCACGACGGCGCCGCCGATCCCGTCGTCATTTGGAACCCGCACCGGCAACGCTGGTGGATGTTCTACACCAACCGCCGCGCCAACGCCACCAACGCCCCCGGTGTCTCCTGGGTCCACGGCACACGCATCGGTATTGCCGAATCCCCCGACCGCGGCCGCACCTGGCTCCACCTCGGCACCGCCGACATCGATCTGCCCCCGGAATTCGGTGAAGACCAGGTCACTCACTGGGCACCCGAGGTCATCACCGACCCCGACGGTCTCCACCACATGTTCCTCACCGTCGTGCCGGGCATTTTCACCGACTGGAACCACCCGCGCGACATCGTCCACCTCACCAGCACCAACCTCCGGCATTGGCGCTTCCTTCAAAAACTCCGGCTCGCCTCCGACCGCGTCATCGACGCCTGCATCCTTCGCCTCCCCGACGGCACATGGCGCCTCTGGTACAACAACGAGCGCGACCGCAAATCCATCTACTACGCCGACAGCCCCGACCTCCGTTCCTGGACCGATCGCGGCAAAACGGTCGGCGACCAACCCGGTGAAGGACCCAAGGTCTTCTTCTGGCAGAACCATTACTGGATGATCACCGACGTCTGGCGCGGCCTGGCCGTCTACAAATCCACCAACGCACTGCACTGGACCCGCCAACCCCACGACCTGTTGGCCGAGCCCGGTCAGGGCCCCGACGACGGCGTCGTCGGCCAGCACCCCGACGTCGTCGTCTCCGGCAACCGCGCCTTCCTCTTCTACTTCACCCACCCGGGCCGCCGCGGCCCGGACGCCCAGAAGGACGGCTACGAGCAACGTCGCTCCTCCATCCAGGTGGTCGAACTCGCCTACACCAACGGCTGGCTCCATTGCGACCGCGACGCCCCCACCTTCATCGAACTGCTTCCACCCGCCGCACCCGGCGCGGGCCCGGCCCCTTTCCCGGTCCACCTCCACATCAACGCCGCTCAGCCCGGTCCCCCATGGCCGCCCGTCTGGCGCTTCTTCGGCTGTGACGAACCCAACTATGCCTACATGCCCAACGGCCAAAAACTCATGCGCCAACTCGGCGCATTGCGACCCGACCAGGTCTTCTTCCGCACCCACAACCTGCTGAATTCCGGCGACGG encodes the following:
- a CDS encoding glycoside hydrolase family 31 protein, with translation MKTIRNMAKILQQPGPTGVIIGLFVTLALPVAAQTTIPLEPGPPPGPRPEPPPDQPLATIQLHSPHLRPVHNQRTLTLDRLFYVTARGRVYLPPDLSLSARAGETNHVERTWKAPDDLTIRVRLETEGPHFRLHLEAEPGDEVLGWGLSLDAAPEEYFTGLMERVVDGPQQASWAPGIQAAMNLRGQTVEMILKPTTSVYAPFYLSSRGYALLVRSEWPGFYDFCVSDTNRVHVGFEGPALNLRIYTAPAPADLVKAHALETGPPVLPPRWMFRPWRWRDEHRHRDTYYDGTPVTGPFNSEMMEDILMMRAFGIPCGVYWIDRPWGPGRLGYDDFEIDPKRLPNFAESILWLNEQDIRMVLWIGPFYQGHMATNALKRGWNLPGQPPWRNNWPLVDFTHPAARAYWQEGVAKLLRLGVAGFKLDRAEEDIPETGPWRVHDGRSIRQNRNIYPVLYLQAAYEVARKYRGDDFVLMPRAAYTGSTRYGVFWGGDIGGTQEGLRASIIAAQRSAVMGYPFWGSDTCGYNQQLLEQEVCARWLAFSCFTPIFEVGPTRNVGFWNLPRPPEYDEILIAAWRLYARLHDRLADYGWAAALEAHHTGMPIVRPLFLLDPDAPAAWSNWWTYAYGPDLVVSPVWQKGQRQQEVYLPAGHRWRDAWNPDHTYDGGQTVTVPADLHQIPIFIREGSTLDLGDLNREWADALRIARQRPDLRTLDAEVRLWFESRKASASQSPR